A genomic stretch from Betaproteobacteria bacterium includes:
- a CDS encoding cysteine-rich CWC family protein: protein MHAWSAPRCPLCGGENDCAVSRTGSTDTPCWCRDIVIDAATLARVPDALRNRACLCRR, encoded by the coding sequence CTGCACGCTTGGTCTGCGCCCCGCTGCCCGTTGTGCGGCGGAGAGAACGACTGCGCCGTCTCCCGCACCGGCAGCACCGACACGCCGTGCTGGTGTCGCGACATCGTGATCGATGCCGCGACGCTTGCCCGCGTACCGGACGCGCTGCGCAATCGGGCGTGTCTCTGCCGGCG